A stretch of Onychomys torridus chromosome 2, mOncTor1.1, whole genome shotgun sequence DNA encodes these proteins:
- the Cpt2 gene encoding carnitine O-palmitoyltransferase 2, mitochondrial — MMPRLLLRAWPRGPAHVLGASSRPMSASSGLDEYLQHSIVPTMHYQDSLPRLPIPKLEDTMRRYLSAQKPLLDDSQFRKTEAFCKSFESGIGKELHEHLLAQDKQNKHTSYISGPWFDMYLTARDSIVLNFNPFMAFNPDPKSEYNDQLTRATNMTVSAVRFLKTLRAGLLEPEVFHLNPSKSDTDAFKRLIRFVPSSLSWYGAYLVNAYPLDMSQYFRLFNSTRLPKPSRDELFTDAKARHLLVLRKGNFYVFDVLDRDGNIVSPSEIQAHLKYILSDSSPVPEFPLAYLTSENRDVWAELRQKLVHGGNEETLRKVDSAVFCLCLDDFPMKDIVHLSHSMLHGDGTNRWFDKSFNLIVAKDGTAAIHFEHAWGDGVAVLRFFNEVFKDSTQTPAISPQSQPAAIDSSVSVQKLSFKLSDTLKAGITTAKEKFDATMKTLTIDSIQFHRGGKEFLKKQKLSPDAVAQLAFQMAFLRQYGQTVATYESCSTAAFKHGRTETIRPASIFTKRCSEAFVKEPSKHSVGELQHMMAECSKYHGQLTKEAAMGQGFDRHMFALRYLALARGVTLPELYLDPAYKQINHNILSTSTLSSPAVSLGGFAPVVPDGFGIAYIVHDNWIGCNVSSYAGRNAREFLHCVQKCLEDMFDTLEGKAIKT, encoded by the exons GCTGCCCATCCCCAAACTTGAAGACACCATGAGGCGATACCTCAGTGCACAGAAACCTCTCCTGGATGATAGCCAATTCAG GAAAACAGAGGCATTTTGTAAGAGTTTTGAAAGTGGCATCGGGAAGGAACTGCATGAGCACCTGCTTGCTCAGGATAAGCAGAATAAGCACACCAGCTACATCTCAG gtCCCTGGTTTGATATGTATTTAACTGCTCGAGACTCCATTGTTTTAAACTTTAATCCATTCATGGCATTCAATCCAGATCCGAAGTCTGAGTATAATGACCAGCTCACCCGGGCCACCAACATGACTGTTTCTGCTGTCCGGTTTCTGAAGACACTTCGGGCTGGCCTTCTTGAGCCAGAAGTGTTCCACTTGAACCCTTCCAAAAGTGACACCGACGCCTTCAAGAGACTCATACGCTttgttccttcctccctgtcctggTATGGAGCCTACCTGGTCAATGCGTACCCCCTGGATATGTCCCAGTATTTTCGACTTTTCAACTCAACTCGTTTACCCAAACCCAGTCGTGATGAACTCTTTACTGATGCCAAGGCCAGACACCTCCTGGTgctaaggaaaggaaatttctATGTCTTTGATGTCCTTGATCGAGATGGGAACATTGTGAGCCCTTCAGAAATTCAGGCACATCTAAAGTACATTCTCTCAGACAGCAGCCCTGTGCCCGAGTTCCCCCTGGCATATCTGACCAGTGAGAACCGAGATGTCTGGGCAGAGCTCAGACAGAAGCTGGTGCATGGTGGCAACGAGGAAACCCTGAGGAAAGTGGACTCTGctgtcttctgcctctgcctagaTGACTTCCCGATGAAGGACATTGTCCACTTGTCCCACTCCATGCTGCATGGTGACGGCACAAACCGCTGGTTCGATAAGTCCTTCAACCTCATCGTAGCCAAGGATGGCACTGCAGCAATCCACTTTGAGCATGCATGGGGTGATGGTGTCGCAGTGCTTAGGTTTTTCAACGAAGTGTTCAAAGACAGCACCCAGACCCCTGCCATCTCTCCCCAGAGCCAGCCAGCCGCCATTGACTCCTCTGTGTCTGTGCAGAAACTTAGCTTTAAGCTGAGCGATACTTTAAAGGCTGGGATCACCACTGCTAAGGAAAAGTTTGATGCCACCATGAAAACCCTCACCATTGACTCCATTCAGTTCCATAGAGGTGGCAAGGAATTCTTGAAGAAACAGAAGCTGAGTCCTGATGCAGTGGCCCAGCTGGCCTTCCAGATGGCATTCCTGCGACAGTACGGCCAGACAGTGGCTACCTATGAATCCTGCAGCACCGCAGCCTTCAAGCATGGCCGTACTGAGACCATCCGCCCAGCCTCCATCTTTACTAAGAGATGTTCTGAGGCATTTGTCAAGGAGCCCTCCAAGCACAGCGTGGGCGAGCTTCAGCACATGATGGCTGAGTGCTCCAAATACCATGGCCAGCTGACCAAAGAAGCAGCCATGG GCCAAGGCTTTGACCGACACATGTTTGCTCTACGGTATCTGGCACTAGCCAGAGGGGTCACCCTACCTGAGCTCTACCTGGATCCTGCATACAAGCAGATAAACCACAACATCCTGTCCACGAGCACTCTAAGCAGCCCAGCAGTGAGCCTTGGTGGCTTTGCCCCTGTGGTCCCTGATGGCTTTGGCATTGCATACATTGTTCATGACAACTGGATAGGCTGCAACGTCTCCTCCTATGCAGGACGCAATGCCCGGGAGTTCCTCCACTGTGTCCAGAAGTGCCTAGAAGACATGTTCGACACCTTAGAAGGCAAAGCCATCAAAACTTAG
- the Czib gene encoding CXXC motif containing zinc binding protein isoform X2, which yields MGKIALQLKATLENVTNLRPVGEDFRWYLKDSVALKGGRGSASMVQKCKLCARENSIDILSSTIKSYNAEDNEKFKTIVEFECRGLEPVDFQPQAGFAAEGVESGTVFSDINLQEKDWTDYDEKAQESVGIFEVSHQFVKC from the exons ATGGGG AAAATCGCGCTGCAGCTCAAAGCCACGCTGGAGAACGTCACCAACCTTCGGCCAGTGGGCGAGGACTTCCGGTGGTACCTGAAG GACAGTGTGGCGCTGAAAGGAGGCCGTGGCAGTGCCTCCATGGTCCAGAAGTGCAAACTGTGTGCTCGGGAAAACTCCATTG ATATTTTGAGCAGCACCATCAAGTCTTATAAT GCTGAAGACAATGAGAAGTTCAAGACAATAGTAGAGTTTGAGTGTCGAGGCCTTGAACCGGTTGACTTCCAGCCCCAG GCTGGGTTTGCTGCCGAAGGTGTGGAGTCAGGGACAGTCTTCAGTGACATTAATCTACAAGAAAAG GACTGGACAGACTATGACGAGAAGGCTCAGGAGTCCGTGGGGATCTTCGAGGTCAGCCATCAGTTTGTGAAGTGCTGA
- the Czib gene encoding CXXC motif containing zinc binding protein isoform X3: MGDSVALKGGRGSASMVQKCKLCARENSIDILSSTIKSYNAEDNEKFKTIVEFECRGLEPVDFQPQAGFAAEGVESGTVFSDINLQEKDWTDYDEKAQESVGIFEVSHQFVKC; this comes from the exons ATGGGG GACAGTGTGGCGCTGAAAGGAGGCCGTGGCAGTGCCTCCATGGTCCAGAAGTGCAAACTGTGTGCTCGGGAAAACTCCATTG ATATTTTGAGCAGCACCATCAAGTCTTATAAT GCTGAAGACAATGAGAAGTTCAAGACAATAGTAGAGTTTGAGTGTCGAGGCCTTGAACCGGTTGACTTCCAGCCCCAG GCTGGGTTTGCTGCCGAAGGTGTGGAGTCAGGGACAGTCTTCAGTGACATTAATCTACAAGAAAAG GACTGGACAGACTATGACGAGAAGGCTCAGGAGTCCGTGGGGATCTTCGAGGTCAGCCATCAGTTTGTGAAGTGCTGA
- the Czib gene encoding CXXC motif containing zinc binding protein isoform X1 produces the protein MGKIALQLKATLENVTNLRPVGEDFRWYLKMKCGNCGEISEKWQYICLMDSVALKGGRGSASMVQKCKLCARENSIDILSSTIKSYNAEDNEKFKTIVEFECRGLEPVDFQPQAGFAAEGVESGTVFSDINLQEKDWTDYDEKAQESVGIFEVSHQFVKC, from the exons ATGGGG AAAATCGCGCTGCAGCTCAAAGCCACGCTGGAGAACGTCACCAACCTTCGGCCAGTGGGCGAGGACTTCCGGTGGTACCTGAAG ATGAAATGCGGCAACTGTGGTGAGATTTCAGAGAAGTGGCAGTATATCTGTCTGATG GACAGTGTGGCGCTGAAAGGAGGCCGTGGCAGTGCCTCCATGGTCCAGAAGTGCAAACTGTGTGCTCGGGAAAACTCCATTG ATATTTTGAGCAGCACCATCAAGTCTTATAAT GCTGAAGACAATGAGAAGTTCAAGACAATAGTAGAGTTTGAGTGTCGAGGCCTTGAACCGGTTGACTTCCAGCCCCAG GCTGGGTTTGCTGCCGAAGGTGTGGAGTCAGGGACAGTCTTCAGTGACATTAATCTACAAGAAAAG GACTGGACAGACTATGACGAGAAGGCTCAGGAGTCCGTGGGGATCTTCGAGGTCAGCCATCAGTTTGTGAAGTGCTGA